A genomic region of Palaemon carinicauda isolate YSFRI2023 chromosome 11, ASM3689809v2, whole genome shotgun sequence contains the following coding sequences:
- the LOC137649335 gene encoding uncharacterized protein, with translation MPHEPWKGEFFERLNGVTKHVLQIALGKKYLPDAHVLTLLKEAEAVVNNRPLMYSGDRCEDEVLTPSHLVRGRMINLMALNLPDDHLNATFTSRRLRDCYLKLTDSLKVFRERWRKEYLRALRARNDCRSGEPSKLHPGDGKLVKQDNKKRATWPLRHVVETYPDDDEVVRSAKVLFEDVESLRAVSHLLPWKLPPLMTMMVLEKTMATSRTRVRIVCQQDCQGPLRRLGTTRRWFRLRHLDNQPQRS, from the coding sequence ATGCCCCATGAACCTTGGAAAGGTGAGTTCTTCGAGCGCCTAAACGGAGTGACAAAACAtgtcctccagatagccctcgggaagaagtacctgccggacgcccacgtactaacaTTATTGAAGGAGGCCGAGGCGGTGGTTAATAACCGGCCTCTAATGTACAGCGGCGACAGGTGCGAGGATGAGGTCCTCACTCCCTCCCATTTGGTGAGAGGAAGAATGATCAACCTCATGGCTCTGAACTTGCCAGACGACCACCTcaatgcgaccttcacctcccggaggctccgtGATTGTTATTTGAAgctgacagactctttgaaagtctttcgagagaggtggagaaaagaGTATTTGAGAGCCCTGAGAGCCAGAAAcgactgtcgatctggggaaccttccaagctgcaccccggagatgGCAAGCTGGTCAagcaagacaataaaaaaagggctaCGTGGCCTCTTCGGCAtgtcgtggagacatatcctgacgacgacgaAGTCGTGCGTTCAGCCAAGGTGTTATTCGAGGATGTCGAGTCCCTGCGAGCTGTTAGCCACCTGCTCCCCTGGAAattgccccctctgatgacgatgatggtgttggagaagacgatGGCGACGTCGAGGACGAGGGTGCGTATAGTTTGCCAGCAGGACTGCCAGGGACcgttgagacgtctggggacaaccagaaGATGGTTCAGGCTACGACATCTCGACAACCAGCCACAAAGGTCTTAG